CTTGAGACCAATCCAGCACCTGGCTGAGGATTTTTATagctttcttttctcctcctccccccctcttttgGAGGGTGGTGTAGATTttcgccccctcccttcctgctgctgctgctagccgtcctctggggctggggagccccGTCGGCCTCCCTTTTTATGCTCCCCCTGCCCCAATGCTGGGAATCATTTAAGACCCGCCATGGGAGACTTGAAGTCGGGCTTCGAGGAGGTGGACGGCGTGCGCCTCGGCTACCTGGTGATCCAGGGCAAGCAGATGTTCGCCCTCTCGCAGGTCTTCACGGATCTGCTGAAGAACATCCCGCGCACGACGGTGCACAAGCGCATGGACCACCTGAAAGTCAAGAAGCACCACTGCGACCTGGAGGAGCTGCGGAAGCTCAAAGCCATCAACTCCATCGCCTTCCACGCCGCCAAATGCACCCTCATCTCCCGCGAGGACGTGGAGGCTCTCTACACCTCGTGCAAGACCGAGCGGGTGCTCAGGACCAAGCGCCGGAGCCAAGGGCCGCCCCAAACCTCGCCCGGCCCGGACCCCTACGCGGCTTTCTGGAAAGACGGCGGCGCCAAACTTTGGCTGGGCTTGAATGGAGCCGCGGCTCACAAGAGGAAAGCGTGGCGGGCGGCGGCGGACTCGAGCGCCTTCCTACCGGCTTCGGATCTACCTCActtttggaggccatcccccggGCAGAGCTCGCCGGGACTGGCCCGATCGCCTCGCAAAGGGGCGGCAAACTATGAAACTGGCCCGCTGGGGCCCCGCTACGTCTCCCTGGCTTCGGAACCGGCTTACTTTCGGAGCCTGCTCTGCTCCAAGCACCCCCACTACTACTACCACTCCTCGGCCGCCATTGCCAGCCAGCCCAAGCTCGCcgctgcagccgccgccgccgctgccgcagcTACCGGAGGCAGCCCGCTGACTCTGGGCTGCCGGGCCAAGCGGAAAAACGCCGCCGAAGGCCGCTTGCCGGGCGGCTGCGGGAGGCGCCTGCTGCTCTTGCCCCGCGCCTGCAAGCTCAAaggcgccgccgccgctgccgctgcATCCCAGCGCCTGCCCGGCTTGAACGCTTTCCTGGCGCCGCCgctgccccaccaccaccaccaccaccaccagccttTCCTCGAGAGCTACAGCAGCGACTCCGAGTCCAGCTCCTACTCGGACCACGCGGCCAACGACTCCGACTTCTGTTCCAGTTTGTCCAGCACCAGCAATTCGGCTTCttcggaggaggaggaagaggaggaggaggaggaggaaggcagctGCGCCTCGGATTCCAGCGAGCTGAGCTCCGACGAGGACGACGACGAGGACGAAGACGAGGAGGACGACGAGGACGACGAGGAGGAGAGCAGCCCGGAGTCGGATTCCAGCTCGGGCTCCAGCCAGGTGTCGGTGCAGAGCATCCGCTTCAGGCGCACCAGCTTCTGCAAGCCGCCCAGCCTGGCGCCCGCCGCCCACCTCTACCCCCCGCACCCGCACCCGCGCTGGGCCGGCCGCCAGGAGCCCCAGCGGCTCATCAAAGCCGAAGCCTCCGAGGAGGAGGACTGGAGCAGCAGGGCCGCCTGGGCCCCCAAGACCGAGCCCGGCCTGGGCTGCCTCCCGCCGCCGCCGGCCTTGTGCTTCGCCCAGCTCGGGCGGACCCCAGGAGGCTGCGATGGAGCCCTCTTGGCCGGCCGCTCTCCCTCCCCGCCTCCTGACCCTTCCGCCTGCCCGCCGC
This portion of the Heteronotia binoei isolate CCM8104 ecotype False Entrance Well chromosome 10, APGP_CSIRO_Hbin_v1, whole genome shotgun sequence genome encodes:
- the SKIDA1 gene encoding SKI/DACH domain-containing protein 1, with product MGDLKSGFEEVDGVRLGYLVIQGKQMFALSQVFTDLLKNIPRTTVHKRMDHLKVKKHHCDLEELRKLKAINSIAFHAAKCTLISREDVEALYTSCKTERVLRTKRRSQGPPQTSPGPDPYAAFWKDGGAKLWLGLNGAAAHKRKAWRAAADSSAFLPASDLPHFWRPSPGQSSPGLARSPRKGAANYETGPLGPRYVSLASEPAYFRSLLCSKHPHYYYHSSAAIASQPKLAAAAAAAAAAATGGSPLTLGCRAKRKNAAEGRLPGGCGRRLLLLPRACKLKGAAAAAAASQRLPGLNAFLAPPLPHHHHHHHQPFLESYSSDSESSSYSDHAANDSDFCSSLSSTSNSASSEEEEEEEEEEEGSCASDSSELSSDEDDDEDEDEEDDEDDEEESSPESDSSSGSSQVSVQSIRFRRTSFCKPPSLAPAAHLYPPHPHPRWAGRQEPQRLIKAEASEEEDWSSRAAWAPKTEPGLGCLPPPPALCFAQLGRTPGGCDGALLAGRSPSPPPDPSACPPPSPKSSPPWPRPRTARPPSPPPPLPAESPPAAPREPPPTAAQPDRRPSPCSDSSVAPSQPLGAAAAAAECPAPPAPAHFLPLVPLAQIKVEDSSANAEYGALPLPSPGQAPLKCESSPEEPKLEADGGPSPPASPTRQPREDLLLPAKEDPACTDEPPSPPQPVPPSQALAACTLGAAAAAAAKPEDGEYKFGARVRKNYRTLVLGKRAILPSSDPLKPNLKTARSPRPPPGKLLEAPDGTLDDLAALSRRKRVASTVASAVKRPFNFMGNFPCPPSLVVGLDGDLLPAYTLNTAKDAQAPPKAHPVWKWQLGGSAIPLPPSHKFRKFHS